The Lentzea guizhouensis genome contains a region encoding:
- a CDS encoding inorganic phosphate transporter → MDPALVVIIVVVTALIFDFTNGFHDTANAMATSIATGALKPRTAVALSAVLNLVGAFLSVEVAKTISGGIVDDAQITPAIIFGGLVGAIMWNLVTWYVGLPSSSSHALFGGLIGAAWVASGVDAIHFAKVVDKVLVPAIVAPLVAGLVAAIATIVVYRLKKAADSRVSHTGFKVGQVASASLVSLAHGTNDAQKTMGIITLALITSGSLAPGSGPPTWVIVSAGVAIALGTYLGGWRITHTLGRGLTTIEPAQGFAAQTSTATAILASSHLGFALSTTHVASGGIMGSGLGRDRHGVKWGTMGKMAAGWLLTLPAAGIVGAIAGKWASSGTAGVIGVAVIGSAVSLGIWILSRREPVKPEHIVDEVAAQAELHKVAA, encoded by the coding sequence GTGGATCCCGCACTTGTAGTGATCATCGTTGTTGTCACTGCTCTCATCTTCGACTTCACCAACGGGTTCCACGACACGGCCAACGCCATGGCCACCTCCATCGCCACCGGTGCTCTCAAGCCCCGCACGGCGGTCGCGTTGTCGGCGGTTCTGAACCTCGTCGGCGCATTTCTGTCCGTCGAGGTGGCCAAGACCATCTCCGGCGGGATCGTCGACGACGCCCAGATCACGCCGGCCATCATCTTCGGCGGACTGGTCGGCGCGATCATGTGGAACCTCGTCACCTGGTACGTGGGTCTGCCGTCGAGCTCGTCGCACGCGTTGTTCGGCGGCTTGATCGGTGCCGCGTGGGTCGCCTCCGGTGTGGACGCCATCCACTTCGCGAAGGTCGTCGACAAGGTGCTGGTGCCCGCGATCGTCGCGCCGCTGGTCGCCGGTCTGGTCGCGGCCATCGCCACGATCGTCGTCTACCGGCTCAAGAAGGCGGCCGACTCGCGCGTCTCGCACACCGGCTTCAAGGTCGGCCAGGTCGCGTCCGCCTCGCTCGTCTCCCTCGCGCACGGCACCAACGACGCGCAGAAGACGATGGGCATCATCACGCTCGCGCTGATCACCTCCGGTTCGCTCGCGCCCGGTTCCGGCCCGCCCACCTGGGTGATCGTCAGCGCCGGTGTCGCGATCGCGCTCGGCACCTACCTCGGCGGCTGGCGCATCACGCACACCCTGGGCCGCGGCCTCACCACCATCGAGCCCGCGCAGGGCTTCGCGGCGCAGACCTCGACCGCCACGGCGATCCTCGCGTCCTCCCACCTCGGGTTCGCGCTGTCCACCACGCACGTCGCGTCCGGCGGCATCATGGGCTCCGGCCTCGGCCGTGACCGGCACGGCGTCAAGTGGGGCACCATGGGCAAGATGGCCGCGGGCTGGCTGCTCACGCTGCCCGCCGCGGGCATCGTCGGCGCCATCGCCGGCAAGTGGGCCTCCAGCGGCACCGCCGGTGTCATCGGCGTCGCGGTGATCGGCAGCGCCGTGTCGCTCGGCATCTGGATCCTGTCCCGTCGTGAGCCGGTCAAGCCGGAGCACATCGTGGACGAGGTGGCCGCGCAGGCCGAGCTGCACAAGGTGGCGGCATGA
- a CDS encoding type 1 glutamine amidotransferase: MTSPRLLVLQPSKSDPLAKLGTWLAAEGVELDLVMLREAPAPATLDGYDGVICLGGEMGALDDLDHPWLADVRKLLSSAVSKGLPTLAICLGAQLLAAATGGQVRKGPQGPEVGILLVAKRDVAGNDPLFADLPFTPDVVQFHSDEVHLLPPGAELLAASPKYPNQAFRVGTSAYGLQFHIETTPEIVLHWADKDPEAAACARPQHFDRDFLEEAHRDIEEVWRPFVARFAQLVRGELSPVGRLGTQLPLV; the protein is encoded by the coding sequence GTGACTTCTCCGCGTTTGCTCGTGCTGCAGCCCTCGAAGTCCGACCCGCTGGCCAAGCTCGGTACCTGGCTGGCGGCGGAGGGCGTCGAGCTCGACCTCGTCATGCTGCGGGAGGCGCCGGCGCCTGCCACGCTCGACGGGTACGACGGCGTGATCTGCCTCGGCGGCGAGATGGGGGCGTTGGACGACCTCGACCACCCGTGGCTCGCCGACGTGCGCAAACTGCTGTCGAGCGCGGTCTCGAAGGGGCTGCCGACGCTGGCGATCTGCCTCGGTGCGCAGCTGCTCGCGGCGGCGACCGGCGGGCAGGTGCGGAAGGGGCCGCAGGGGCCGGAGGTCGGGATCCTGCTCGTGGCGAAACGGGATGTCGCCGGAAACGACCCGTTGTTCGCGGATCTCCCGTTCACGCCTGATGTCGTGCAGTTCCACAGTGACGAAGTCCACCTGTTGCCGCCGGGTGCGGAACTGCTCGCCGCTTCCCCGAAATACCCGAATCAGGCCTTTCGGGTCGGAACGAGTGCTTACGGCCTGCAGTTCCACATCGAGACCACTCCGGAAATCGTCTTGCACTGGGCCGACAAGGATCCGGAAGCGGCGGCGTGCGCCCGGCCGCAGCACTTCGACCGGGACTTCCTGGAAGAGGCGCACCGCGACATCGAAGAGGTCTGGCGGCCGTTCGTCGCCCGATTCGCCCAGCTCGTACGAGGAGAACTGTCGCCAGTGGGGCGTTTGGGCACACAACTTCCGTTGGTGTGA
- a CDS encoding rhodanese-like domain-containing protein → MTNTLRFPAADPQTAASFFAAELAFEADPDDVYRDMLAGDTQGYVLVETRSPEAFAAKRIPGAINLSYRDLPERVDLDPGLVYVCYCESFQCNAATKGALALAQRGYRVKRLAGGITAWERAGYPVEGSGLVTASGSAGTVSQVACHC, encoded by the coding sequence ATGACCAACACACTGCGCTTCCCCGCCGCCGACCCGCAGACCGCAGCCAGCTTCTTCGCCGCCGAGCTCGCGTTCGAGGCCGACCCGGACGACGTGTACCGCGACATGCTCGCCGGTGACACCCAGGGGTACGTGCTCGTCGAGACGCGCAGCCCCGAGGCGTTCGCGGCCAAGCGCATCCCCGGTGCGATCAACCTGTCCTACCGCGACCTGCCCGAACGGGTGGATCTCGATCCCGGTCTGGTCTACGTCTGCTACTGCGAGAGCTTCCAGTGCAACGCCGCCACGAAGGGCGCGCTCGCGTTGGCTCAGCGCGGTTACCGGGTGAAGCGGCTGGCTGGCGGCATCACGGCGTGGGAGCGGGCCGGCTATCCGGTCGAGGGATCCGGGCTGGTCACGGCGAGTGGTTCCGCTGGGACTGTTTCGCAGGTCGCGTGTCATTGCTGA
- a CDS encoding Lrp/AsnC family transcriptional regulator, with product MEIDALDWKILELLQQDGRMSFTALAREVSLSAPAVTERVRRLESLGVITGYTAVVSPPRLGLPIESIVRVRVRSLDTPRFRSHVLALPQVRDADHVTGDDCWLLRVVCRSMVELEELVEVMQRYGDTTTSLVFSSHVRNRPVESALFGQ from the coding sequence GTGGAGATCGACGCCCTGGACTGGAAGATCCTCGAGCTGCTGCAGCAGGACGGCCGCATGTCGTTCACCGCGCTGGCCCGCGAGGTGTCCCTGTCCGCACCGGCCGTGACCGAACGCGTGCGCCGGCTGGAGTCGCTCGGCGTGATCACCGGCTACACCGCGGTCGTGTCCCCGCCCCGCCTCGGCCTGCCGATCGAGTCGATCGTCCGGGTCCGGGTGCGCTCGCTCGACACACCACGGTTCCGCTCGCACGTGCTCGCGCTGCCGCAGGTCCGCGACGCCGACCACGTGACCGGCGACGACTGCTGGCTGCTGCGCGTGGTGTGCCGGTCGATGGTGGAGCTCGAGGAGCTCGTCGAGGTCATGCAGCGGTACGGCGACACGACGACATCGCTGGTGTTCTCGTCGCACGTGCGGAACCGGCCGGTGGAGTCGGCGCTGTTCGGCCAGTAG
- a CDS encoding GNAT family N-acetyltransferase — protein MKALPHNDIRDFVAVAGEFLDADPVNHSVHLTAIDAVQRGVRAAATLISLHDNDGTVVGAVTRVDGRPLHVAAMPPAAAPVVAEALRRQSDTPDLTEVTGPKDRVDAFRASWRDGGRETYVLRLYRLGELVVPDVPGESRLATPADDDLVTRWWVEFVAELDGVDRDHAERRAADSRWMSAGHVLWLVDGVPVSWAASTTPVGGVSRVGPVYTPPDHRRHGYAAAATAAVSQWAHREGAAHVVLTADLNDPTANSVYQGIGFRYVSDWSEYRWE, from the coding sequence GTGAAAGCGTTACCGCACAACGACATCCGTGACTTCGTGGCCGTCGCCGGCGAGTTCCTCGACGCGGATCCCGTCAACCACAGCGTGCATCTCACCGCGATCGACGCGGTCCAGCGCGGTGTCCGCGCCGCCGCCACGCTGATCTCGTTGCACGACAACGACGGAACCGTGGTCGGCGCGGTGACCAGAGTGGACGGTCGCCCGCTCCACGTCGCCGCCATGCCACCGGCCGCGGCCCCGGTCGTGGCGGAGGCCCTGCGCCGGCAGTCCGACACCCCGGACCTCACCGAGGTCACCGGTCCCAAGGACCGGGTCGACGCCTTCCGCGCGTCATGGCGCGACGGCGGCCGCGAGACCTACGTGCTGCGGCTCTACCGGCTGGGCGAGCTCGTCGTCCCGGACGTCCCCGGCGAGTCCCGCCTCGCCACCCCGGCCGACGACGACCTGGTCACGCGCTGGTGGGTCGAGTTCGTCGCCGAGCTCGACGGCGTGGACCGCGACCATGCGGAACGCCGCGCCGCCGACAGCCGCTGGATGTCCGCCGGGCACGTGCTGTGGCTGGTCGACGGCGTCCCGGTGTCGTGGGCCGCGAGCACCACCCCCGTCGGCGGCGTCTCGCGGGTCGGCCCGGTCTACACCCCGCCGGACCACCGCAGGCATGGCTACGCGGCCGCCGCCACCGCCGCGGTCAGCCAGTGGGCCCACCGCGAGGGCGCCGCCCACGTCGTGCTCACCGCCGATCTCAACGACCCCACCGCGAACTCCGTCTACCAGGGCATCGGCTTCCGGTACGTCTCCGACTGGTCGGAGTACCGCTGGGAATGA